A genomic segment from Cuculus canorus isolate bCucCan1 chromosome 20, bCucCan1.pri, whole genome shotgun sequence encodes:
- the CTNS gene encoding cystinosin, with protein sequence MRMPCLLPALLYLSLLLLGPGDGVIVLSAPEVVSLESRSSMNVTISLRAPLNETLVITLNITHSSKHGTIVELPDEVRLPAGHTYTDFQVKADDVGQVTVYLYAINSNITGPRIQFQVIHSIIVRYADEVIGWIYFLAWSISFYPQLFENWRRKSVVGLSFDFLALNLTGFIAYSVFNIGLFWIPLIKEEFLVSYPSGVNPVAINDVFFSLHAVVLTLLTIIQCCIYERSGQKVSKVVVGLLALAWIFTFTTLFLAAAEEMTWLQFLFCFSYIKLAVTLIKYFPQAYMNFRRKSTEGWSIGNVLLDFTGGSFSLLQMFLQSYNNDEWKLIFGDPTKFGLGVFSIIFDIVFIVQHYCLYKTRGYEPCE encoded by the exons ATGAGGATGCCGTGCCTGCTCCCCGCCCTGCTGTACCTCTCGCTTTTGCTGCTGGGACCTGGCG atgGAGTTATTGTATTATCTGCCCCTGAAGTGGTTTCATTAGAAAGTAGAAGTTCAATGAATGTCACTATCTCTCTGAG GGCTCCATTAAATGAGACACTGGTGATAACTCTTAATATTACACATTCATCAAAACACGGCACTATTGTCGAACTGCCTGATGAA GTACGATTGCCTGCAGGTCACACTTACACAGACTTCCAAGTGAAAGCAGATGATGTTGGACAAGTAACAGTTTATCTTTATGCTATTAATTCCAACATAACTGG ACCTAGGATTCAATTCCAAGTGATTCACAGCATCATAGTGAGATATGCTGATGAGGTGATTGGCTGGATCTATTTCCTCGCCTGGTCTATCTCCTTTTATCCTCAACTCTTTGAGAACTGGCGACGAAAAAG TGTTGTTGGACTAAGCTTTGACTTTCTAGCACTAAACCTTACTGGCTTTATAGCATACAGTGTATTTAATATTGGACTCTTCTGGATTCCCTTGATTAAG GAGGAATTCTTAGTCAGTTATCCCAGCGGGGTGAACCCTGTGGCCATCAatgatgttttcttcagtttgcaCGCAGTAGTTCTAACTCTCCTCACCATCATTCAGTGCTGCATCTACGAG AGATCAGGTCAGAAAGTATCCAAAGTTGTTGTTGGACTACTGGCACTTGCATGGATCTTCACATTTACAACACTGTTTCttgctgcagctgaggaaatGACATGGCTACAGTTCTTATTCTGCTTCTCTTATATCAAGTTAGCAGTCAcactgataaaatattttccacag GCATATATGAATTTCCGTCGGAAGAGTACTGAAGGATGGAGTATTGGAAATGTACTGCTAGACTTCACTGGTGGAAGCTTCAGCCTTCTTCAGATGTTTTTGCAGTCATACAACAATG ATGAGTGGAAGTTAATCTTTGGAGATCCAACCAAGTTTGGCCTGGGTGTcttctccatcatctttgaTATTGTTTTTATAGTCCAGCACTACTGCCTTTATAAGACACGGGGGTATGAACCCTGTGAGTAA